One Brassica napus cultivar Da-Ae chromosome A5, Da-Ae, whole genome shotgun sequence DNA window includes the following coding sequences:
- the LOC125608554 gene encoding uncharacterized protein LOC125608554, translating into MKLAEYLYMLKLANPGTVADIETEVDDEGVERFLYMFLAFGASIKGFQKLRLVLVLDGTHLSGKYKGVLLTASGQDGNFQVFPLAFAIVDSEDTEAWTWFLQKVERILADSSNLAIISDRATSIANAVSCVYPQAHHGFCIVHLARNVNARFSSKGLARLVTAAATAHRMRDYKNFCDKIRASNSECGIYLGKIGSARWSRTYFGGQRYNIMTSNIAEQLNNALVEGRSSPIIELVMFIQGMMTRWFSARRKKANKHRGLMTIEVDKVMTKTMALVKGSKVNSISSWSCQVVGKFGGSESVQLEQKKCTCKYFDNMKIPCGHAMIAADNIGLAYETMVGHWYKTVAWRETYAGVIRPIGDPRDESIPEDVRDAMLMPPLTKRPPGRRRTKRFPSTGEMPGPKKKSVPNKCGRCRVEGHNRTNCTVPI; encoded by the exons ATGAAGCTGGCTGAGTATCTGTATATGCTGAAACTTGCCAATCCCGGGACGGTAGCTGATATTGAGACAGAGGTTGACGACGAGGGCGTGGAGCGGTTTCTTTACATGTTTTTGGCGTTTGGGGCATCTATTAAGGGGTTCCAGAAGCTGAGGCTTGTGTTGGTTCTAGACGGCACACATCTTAGTGGGAAGTACAAGGGGGTGTTGCTTACAGCAAGCGGACAAGATGGCAATTTCCAAGTGTTTCCTTTGGCATTTGCAATAGTAGACAGTGAGGATACTGAGGCTTGGACGTGGTTTCTGCAGAAGGTTGAGAGGATATTGGCGGATTCGAGCAACCTTGCTATAATATCGGACCGGGCCACTTCAATTGCCAACGCGGTTAGCTGTGTGTATCCACAAGCCCATCATGGGTTTTGTATCGTCCATTTGGCACGGAACGTTAATGCTAGGTTCTCTAGCAAGGGGTTAGCGAGGTTGGTGACTGCTGCTGCGACTGCGCATAGGATGAGGGATTACAAGAATTTCTGTGACAAGATCAGGGCGTCTAACAGCGAATGTGGGATTTATTTGGGGAAAATAGGGTCTGCACGTTGGTCTAGAACGTACTTTGGGGGCCAGAGGTATAATATAATGACAAGTAACATTGCTGAACAGCTAAACAACGCATTGGTAGAGGGTAGGTCGTCCCCAATAATTGAGTTGGTGATGTTCATACAAGGGATGATGACAAGGTGGTTCAGTGCAAGACGTAAGAAGGCCAATAAGCACCGGGGTCTGATGACAATAGAAGTCGATAAAGTGATGACAAAGACAATGGCGCTGGTGAAGGGCAGCAAGGTGAACTCTATTTCTAGCTGGAGCTGCCAAGTTGTTGGGAAGTTTGGTGGTTCTGAGAGTGTTCAGTTGGAGCAGAAGAAGTGTACTTGCAAGTACTTTGACAACATGAAGATACCATGTGGGCATGCCATGATTGCGGCCGACAACATAGGGCTCGCATATGAGACTATGGTTGGTCATTGGTACAAGACGGTGGCGTGGAGGGAAACCTATGCAGGTGTTATTAGGCCAATTGGCGACCCCAGGGACGAATCTATTCCAGAAGACGTGAGGGATGCAATGTTGATGCCACCATTGACTAAGAGGCCACCAGGGAGGCGTAGAACCAAACGATTCCCCTCGACAGGGGAGATGCCG GGTCCTAAGAAGAAGTCTGTGCCTAATAAGTGCGGGAGGTGCAGGGTAGAAGGACACAACCGCACCAATTGCACGGTTCCGATATGA